One window of Colias croceus chromosome 6, ilColCroc2.1 genomic DNA carries:
- the LOC123692683 gene encoding probable cytochrome P450 313a4, which yields MESLVDLSSECSENGGVLRAWLGPLLYLITTDPEKIDVILKHHLDKDDVIKVLHLGVGYGSLFAPGPIWKPRRKVMISVLHPKVLTNFFDIFVQRGKKLAENLAVIAVDKEPKSIWPIASMLAPEFAYDTQVKFKMASGKMRTYKRKSERGDVPKDIIERACHSVIFDNNSIKATSKKYQIPYKTLHRYVTKLKQKLERYPNLGKADLTLDTAGYLKNRQVFSDDEENKLVAYLKTAADIYYGLTAYETRKFAFEYAKKNNKTVPESWNTKLMAGEDWLETTIGKSSIDIDRHKETFLDAITQVKDYLTTRIFHFWLQPDYTFRLHPNFAKIEALKKTGYAFLDEVVRNKRNEFNEQHVTDKSVGQINKKSTLFDLFLSFSKRDNNGYNDLEMREELLSLFLAATETCANAVCIVLKLLAKYPLVQEKVYEEMCAAFQDQDMLPNNKEDLAKLEYLERVINETLRLYPAAPFIIRKTNKDIEFTDGITIPENISVLISIWGLHRNKKYWGSDADCFDPDRFLPERYTQVPPGCFIPFIAGPRNCPGYSYAMMSMKITLCVLFKNFRVLPEPEDGSIPHIRVKFDITMSVLDDKVALEKR from the exons ATGGAGTCGCTAGTAGATTTGAGTAGCGAGTGTTCAGAAAACGGTGGTGTCCTGAGGGCATGGCTTGGCCCATTACTATATTTAA tTACAACGGATCCTGAAAAAATAGATGTAATACTTAAACATCACCTGGACAAGGACGACGTTATCAAGGTTCTTCATCTTGGTGTTGGCTATGGATCTTTATTTGCTCCAG gtCCGATATGGAAGCCTCGTCGGAAAGTAATGATATCTGTTTTACATCCAAAAGTTTTGACAAATTTCTTCGACATTTTTGTACAACGAGGTAAAAAATTAGCCGAGAACCTGGCTGTGATTGCAGTGGATAAAGAACCTAAGAGTATTTGGCC TATTGCTTCCATGTTAGCGCCAGAGTTTGCATATGATACGCAGgtgaaattcaaaatggcgtcaGGG AAAATGAGGACGTACAAAAGAAAATCTGAAAGGGGTGATGTACCAAAAGATATCATAGAAAGAGCTTGCCACTCAGTAATCTTCGATAATAATAGCATCAAAGCCACATCAAAGAAATACCAAATTCCATACAAAACGTTGCATCGTTATGTGACTAAACTTAAACAAAAGCTAGAACGTTATCCGAACCTCGGGAAAGCTGATTTGACCCTGGACACGGCGGGGTACTTAAAAAATAGGCAGGTATTTAGCGATGACGAAGAAAATAAACTGGTAGCTTATTTAAAGACGGCTGCTGACATTTATTATGGATTAACAGCGTATGAGACACGCAAGTTTGCATTTGAATACgcaaaaaagaataataaaactgTACCTGAATCTtggaatacaaaattaatggCTGGCGAAGATTGGCTTG AAACAACAATAGGAAAGAGCTCTATTGACATCGATAGACATAAAGAAACGTTTCTAGACGCAATAACACAAGTGAAAGATTATCTTACGACTAGAATCTTTCATTTTTGGCTCCAACCGGACTACACGTTCCGTTTACATCCAAATTTTGCAAAAATTGAGGCACTTAAGAAAACTGGCTACGCATTTCTTGATgag GTCGTACGAAATAAGAGAAATGAATTTAACGAACAGCATGTGACAGATAAAAGCGTGGGTCAAATCAACAAAAAATCGACACTCTTCGATCTATTCCTATCCTTTTCTAAACGGGACAATAATGGGTACAATGATTTAGAAATGCGAGAAGAATTATTGTCTCTATTTCTAGCCGCTACGGAAACTTGCGCAAACGCAGTCTGCATCGTCTTAAAATTACTAGCAAAGTATCCTCTTGTGCAGGAAAAAGTATATGAAGA GATGTGTGCAGCGTTTCAAGATCAAGACATGCTACCAAATAATAAAGAAGATCTTGCAAAATTAGAATATTTAGAGCGTGTGATAAACGAAACCCTTCGACTTTACCCAGCAGCGCCCTTCATAAtcagaaaaacaaataaggaTATTGAATTCA CGGATGGTATTACAATACCAGAAAACATAAGTGTGCTGATATCGATTTGGGGTCTGCATAGAAACAAGAAGTACTGGGGCTCGGACGCGGACTGCTTCGACCCCGACCGCTTCCTGCCCGAGCGCTACACTCAGGTGCCCCCTGGCTGCTTCATACCGTTCATTGCTGGTCCTAGGAATTGTCCTG GTTATTCATACGCCATGATGTCAATGAAGATAACGTTATGTGTGTTATTCAAAAACTTCAGAGTCCTACCAGAGCCCGAGGACGGTTCAATTCCACACATAAGAGTCAAGTTTGATATAACAATGTCGGTACTTGACGATAAAGTGGCACTAGAGAAAAGATAA
- the LOC123692684 gene encoding cytochrome P450 4C1-like → MLRNIKTPKEDIPLFGVSLFLLGNAEHIMNKMIQYGRAATAFGGITKATLGPFVYLIITDPALIEVVLKNCLEKDKLHRFIHYFLGNASIFAPVSIWKPRRKVIVPAFSPKIISSFFDIFVEQSIKLAESLKPMAGAGIFKIWPYINSYNLDSVMESAMGTSLTDEDNYDVFLKASYDAMKYSSERIFHPWLQPDWIYKNINRGKKLLYQISVDIWYRDIAGDIMKKMVEYSKVTTHFGGISKAWLGPFLYFMVTDPAALEVVLKNNLEKDNLHRFLRFFLGNALIFAPVSIWKPRRKVAVPAFSPKIISSFVHVFAEQSDKLAELLKPKVGIGKFKIWPHINAYNLDSVMETAMGVPLNTQDDYENPILTATNDAFKYTCERIFHPWLQPDWLYKLFPQYTKLKKATKIIHDFTDEVIRKKKLQLKADQKKSNIHRLDLLQNTDITFLDLLISQSGGSEGYTNLELREEVLTFILAATDTSAVTMGFTLKLLGKYPEVQQKVFDEIDAIFGDSDRLLDKDDLPKLQYLERVIKETLRLYPSVPLLIRTTTEESPLNENIVLPKGTGIVASIYGVHRNPNVWGPDVDCFDPDRFLPERTKGMHPCSFIPFSHGPRNCLGYQYAMISIKTALSTILRRYKVIDEPEKGPIPNIRVKLDVMMKAVDGYEVALELREK, encoded by the exons ATGCTTCGGAATATAAAAACACCCAAAGAAGACATTCCACTATTCGGAGTTTCTCTGTTTCTCCTGGGAAATGCTGAAC atataATGAACAAAATGATACAATATGGTCGGGCCGCAACAGCATTTGGAGGCATTACAAAAGCAACACTTGGACCTTTTGTATACCTCA TAATAACCGATCCAGCTTTAATAGAAGtagttttgaaaaattgtcTAGAAAAAGACAAATTACATCGATTTATACATTACTTTCTCGGAAACGCCTCAATTTTTGCCCCAG tttccATTTGGAAGCCTCGACGTAAAGTGATAGTTCCAGCATTTAGTCCAAAAATCATATCGAGCTTCTTTGATATTTTCGTTGAGCAAAGTATCAAATTAGCTGAATCACTAAAACCGATGGCAGGAGcaggaatatttaaaatttggcCATACATAAATAGTTACAACTTGGACTCTGTTATGG AATCCGCAATGGGCACATCTTTGACAGATGAGGACAATTATGACGTATTTTTAAAGGCTTCATATGATGCTATGAAATATTCCAGTGAGAGAATATTTCATCCATGGCTCCAACCAGATtggatttataa aaacataaaccgaggaaaaaaa CTGCTGTACCAAATATCCGTGGAtatttggtacagagatatAGCGGGCG ATATAATGAAGAAGATGGTAGAGTACAGCAAGGTCACAACACATTTTGGAGGTATATCAAAAGCGTGGCTTGGACCCTTCTTATATTTCA TGGTAACAGATCCAGCGGCATTAGAGGTGgttctgaaaaataatttagaaaaagaCAATTTGCACCGTTTCTTAAGATTCTTCCTCGGAAATGCATTAATTTTTGCACCAG tcTCTATATGGAAGCCCCGCCGAAAAGTTGCAGTACCAGCTTTCAGCCCAAAGATAATTTCTAGTTTTGTCCACGTTTTCGCAGAGCAAAGTGACAAGTTAGCAGAATTGCTAAAACCTAAAGTGGGGAttggaaaatttaaaatatggcCTCACATCAATGCTTATAATCTTGACTCTGTTATGG AAACGGCAATGGGTGTCCCGTTAAATACACAAGATGATTATGAAAACCCAATTTTAACGGCCACAAATGACGCATTTAAATACACATGTGAACGAATATTCCATCCATGGCTTCAACCGGATTggttatacaaattatttccCCAGTATACTAAATTGAAGAAAGCAACGAAAATCATACACGACTTTACAGATGAG gttATCAGAAAGAAGAAACTACAGCTTAAGGCGGATCAAAAGAAATCGAACATCCATAGATTAG atttactgCAAAATACGGATATAACCTTTTTGGATCTCTTGATATCTCAGTCCGGAGGCTCGGAAGGATACACCAATCTGGAGCTACGGGAAGAAGTATTGACGTTCATTTTAGCCGCTACAGATACGTCGGCTGTCACAATGGGCTTCACTCTCAAACTATTGGGAAAATATCCAGAAGTACAACAGAAAGTGTTTGATga AATTGACGCAATATTCGGTGATTCAGATCGGCTCTTAGATAAAGATGATCTACCAAAGCTTCAATATTTAGAACGAGTTATAAAAGAAACACTGAGATTGTATCCTTCAGTACCATTACTCATAAGAACTACCACAGAAGAGTCACCATTGA ACGAAAACATCGTTCTGCCAAAGGGTACAGGCATAGTTGCTAGCATATACGGTGTCCATAGGAACCCCAATGTGTGGGGTCCAGATGTGGACTGTTTCGATCCGGACAGATTTTTACCAGAGCGAACTAAAGGAATGCACCCCTGTTCGTTCATACCGTTTAGCCATGGACCTCGTAATTGTCTTG GTTATCAATACGCGATGATATCTATCAAGACTGCACTTTCCACCATCCTGAGACGTTATAAGGTCATCGATGAACCAGAGAAAGGTCCTATACCAAACATAAGAGTCAAATTGGATGTTATGATGAAAGCTGTCGACGGTTATGAAGTGGCTTTAGAATTACGTgaaaaataa